The window CAAGTAGCTAATGCATTATCTTTACTTTTATTCAAAGTAAAAACATGAACCGCATAAAAATCTTCATCATCTATTTCTGGCACTGTGATTTTTTGCTCACTAACAAAAACTTCATTCCTTAATCTTTCAACACAAAAAGCTTCTCGTCCCGTCATTTCGTTAATTGTCTTAAAAGAAAAAATCATTTCTTTAACCCCTTAACTAAAATAAAGTCTGTTTGAGGATCATCTCCAACTACAAATGTATGTTGACTAACTCTCTTAAAGCCATCTTTTTTATAAAAAGCCTGAGCTTGATAATTTTTCTCCCAAACACCAAGCCACATATTAGCCTTGTCTTTTTTCCTAGCCAGTTCTTCAGCTAGTTTTATTAAAACCAAGCCTAATCCCTGATGCTGAAAGCCTTGTTTCAAGTAAATTCTTTCTACTTCTAAAGCATTATCCGTCACCTGCTCTGTTTGTGCATCACCCTCATTTACTTTTAAATAGCCAGCTACTTGATTATTTACGATTAAAAAATAAAAGTTACTGTTTTGGTTTTCAATTTCAGCTTTCAATTTTTCTTCTGCATAAGCTTTATCTAAAAATTTTTCCATATTTTCAGAACTATTTTGCGAACCAAAAGTCTCTGAAAAAGTCTCGCGCGAAATCCGTTGTAAGTCTTTAATATCAGCTACTGTTACTTCTTTAATTTCATATGCTTGTGCCATCTTAGTATTCTCTTTTTCCACCATTTTTTACAAAGCTCCAATTCTCATTAGCATTTTTTTCAATAATCCTTAAATATTTTCGCAATTCAGTTTGTTCAGTGTTACTTAGTCCCTTTATCATTAGCTCATTTGAATAGATATTTTCTTTTTCTATCTCTTTTGCTAACTCTTCACCACTTTCCGTGACAAAAAGATGCTTAATTTTTTTATTAACCTCATCGTCTTTTTTTAAAACAAATCCTGCCTGTTCGAGTTTTCTAACTCCACGTGCAGTAGTGGTACGATCAACATTCAATAATGCAGCCAATCGATCAGAAATAATTCCAGGATGTTCAAAAATTCGAACTAAATATAAGTACTGTCCCCGATTTAACCTCAAATCCTTAAATTCAATATTCGCAATTGAATCTAATGCCCGTGAAATTGAACCGATTTGTCGTAGAATATCCTCTTTTTCCATGTTTACTCCTTTTATTTTTATCTAGTATATTTTATTATTGTTGTAAATGCAACAATACAATTGATTTAATCAGTTGCTTTACCTACTACTAATAAGTAAAATTTATCTGAATAGAATTAGTAAGGGAGAGTACAAAATGATTTTAAGAAATATTGGAGTTATTCTGACGATCCTTGTCGGAATAGAGCATATAGGAATTATGTGGTTAGAAATATTCGGAAAGCCAGAATTACAAGCTAAGTCATTTGACATGGATATAAATTTTGTTAAACAGTCTGCTGCCAAAACCGCTTTAGCTAATCAAGGTATCTACAATGGAATGTTAGGTTTATTAATTCTAATCGTATTTTTCTTCTTTAGACTGCCTACTTTAGTCACGGTCTGGCAATTATTACTAGCATTTGTCGTAGTCGTTGCTATTTTTGGCGGCTTTACAGCAAGTAAAAAGATTTTTGTTGTTCAAATGTTACCAGCATTAATTGCTTTTATTCTACTTTCCTTTTAAAAGAATCCATAAAAAAATGAGGATTGTTGTCGTGACAGTCCTCATTTTTTTAATTTAATATTCTGTTTTTATTGATTCCAAGCACTTTGGAACTTAGTCTTACCAGCATCAATCTGTGAATTCCAGCTTTGACCCTTCTTTGCTTGTGCAAAGATGTTTTGCATAATTGAATTCAATTGAGTGTATGCGGCATTACTGTTCTTAACTACAGGAACACTGTATAAGTGCTTCATTGCTTTATCTAATTGAGCAGGAACTTTAGTCTTAGTTGAGTTCTTATAAGCACTAGAATTAATTACTTTATTAGTTACAGGAATGTATCCAGTCTTATCAGCCCAAGTCAATTGTTGGTCTTTACCTAACAAGTACTTAACGTACATGAAGGCAGCTGCCTTTTGTTGAGCAGTACCCTTGTTAAACATGTAAATATCAGTACCCTGTTGCATGTTGTACTTAGAAGGACGAGGAGCAACACCATATTGGAACTTGTTACCAACACCCATCTTAACGAATCCTTCACCAGCACTAGTACCTACAAACATAGCAATCTTTTGGTTAGAAAAGTCGCCTGAAAGATATCCAGCTGAACCAGCAGTCTTAAAGTAACCATCCTTAATACCATCAGCATAGTAATTAATTACTTTCTTAGACTTAGATCCAGTAAAGTTAATATCCTTAGAGAAGTTTACGCCTTCATCTTTCATACCTAAAACATAGTAGTTTGAAAGTGAGTCAAATCCAGCACCAACAACTTTGTGGTTACTCTTTTCGTAGATCTTCTTAGAAGCTGCTTTTAATTCAGACATAGTCTTTGGTACTTTAACACCGTATTTGTCTAACAAATCCTTGTTGTAAGTTAACATTTCGACAGATTTATTAAATGGAATACCGTATTGAGTCCCCTTAATTTGAGCACCCTTTAATAATTCTTCACGAATATCACTCTTTTTAGCTGAACCCCAACCAATCTTACTATTATTAATGTAAGGGGTCATATCAACTAAACGTTTGCTGTTAGCGGCATTTAATAGCCAGCCAGGATAAGCTTGAGTAATTGTAGGTAAGTTATTTGGTGATTGCAAAGTTGAGTTAATCTTTGCTTGTAAATCGTTGTACTTGCCTTGGTTTTCAAGCTTAACAGTAATGTTAGGATTTTTCTTTTCAAAATCCTTAGTCAAGCTTTGTAAAGTCTTTTCTTGAGTACCAGTCATACCATGCCAGAAAACAACAGTAGTCTTCTTGGTAATCTTAGTTGGAATATCAGCAGACTTACTACTTGAGCTATCATTACTTTTAGAATTTGAGCAAGCAGTAGTGCCAACAAGGGCTAAAGCAGCAACTGCAACTGCTGCAAATTTTTTAGTGAACTTCATATGTTCCTCCCAATAAAAACAACAACAAAATAAAATTTTAATTTTAGCTAAGCGTAACTACCTCTCCGCGCTTAGGTAAAATCCGTTCTCCAAATGGGTTTTCTTCTAATTCAGGATGCAATGTGTGCACTGGAGCCAAAATTTTTGGCTCAAAACCCGCAATAATTTCTTTTAATTCAGCTACATCCGCATGTCCTGAGCAACGTAACGTTATTAATTCAATTCCGCGCTTTTTAATATTTTCAATAAACGGAGCATAGGCTGGATCAAAATCCCCCAAAGGCTCTGCATTACTGTGAATGTACAAGCCACCTTTTTGTAACTGATCATAATGACCAACTACTTGCCAGAAATATTGATGATCATCCTTTAAAAGATCTTGATAGCTAATTTCAAGGTCAGGATCGAGCGCATCAATTTTTTCATCTTCTGGCAAGTAATAATAAGGAACATCTTGCTTTAATGCTAACTTTAAGAGTTCAGCACGTTTAGCATGAAGGACTACTTTTCGAGGTGAATCTGAAATAATTCTCAAAATTCGCTCTACATTTGTAGGATAAGTATTAAAAGTTAATTGGCGCTTCGGATTATCTTTTTGATATTGAACTATTCTTTGCGTCAATTCAATTTCATTCTTAACGCCTTTAAATTCTTCACTATCGTCTTCACTGCGCTCTGGCCATGAAACACCAGTACCTTCAATAATTAGCATATCACATCCTTTACCGGCTGCCATAAACTTACGCACCCAATCAGGATGATAGCCATGTAAACGAATATCACCAGTGTGAACAATTGTCTTATCTGGCGTCTTCACAATTAAACCTGTTGCCCCATAAGCATCGTGGTCACTTGGTACAACTGTTAAAGTTATGTCACCAACATGAATTGGCTCATTTAACTTAGCTGCAATTATTGGGCGAGTATAATTTTTAGGCTTATCAGCCGCTGGCAATAAAAATTCGCCATCACGATTTAGCACTGGCAACAAGGCTGCTGTTAATGGACCTGCATATAAAGGAATTTCTGGCGCTAACAAGTTCATTGCCTTACTGTGATCTAAGTGAAGATGAGAAATATATGCTGCACTGTGTTCCCACCGTTCATGATCAATTTCTTTTCCTGTAACTTTAGGATCATAGAAATCTGGCACATCACCAATTAGTTGATACTTGAGCAGAGTAGCAAAATCTTCATCTTCCATCTTTAACCCTAATTCTGGACGATATACTTCTCCTAAATCAAACAATACATGCGACTTATCATAGGCCACTTCAATCATTGGGCCACCGATGGTAGTTAATCCATTATAAAAAGTAACTTTGGTTTTAGGCTTTGAGGTCATTACGTACTACTCCTCGAATAATTTGCTTTCTAAAAATGAAGTAAACAATTAAAACAGGAACAACTGTTAAAGTTGCTGCTGCTAATTGTAATTGCGTTTGAGCTCCTGCATCTGACGCAAATGCAGCTAACCCATTGTTTAATAAACGCATTTTATCTTCATTTGTAACCAGTAATGGCCATAAGAATGAATTCCAGCCAGAAATAAAACTAAGTAAAGCTACAGTAATTAAACCACCTTTAGACATTGGAACTAAAATTCTCCAAATATATTCCCAATCAGAAGCACCATCGATCATAGCTGCTTTATAAATTGTCGGTGAAATTGCTGTGAAGTAGCTTTGTAAATAGTACATATAGAAGATTGAAGTTAAAAATGGCAAAACTAATCCTAAATACGTATTCAATAAGCCTAAGTGAGCAATTGTATTATAGTTAGTAAAAATTATTGCCTCTCCAGGTACCATTAACAATGAAAGAAAGATCAATTGGATTAATCCTTTTCCCTTAAACTTTAAATTAGTCATTGCAAAGGCACCAAGGATTGAAGTAAATAGAGTAACAATTGTGGTTGTTGCTGCTGTGATAAAGGTATTCAAAAAGTATCTTGCAAATGGTGCTTGTTCGAATACTTTTTGATAGTTACTCCACCTAAAAACCTTAGGAATCAAAGTTGGCGGAATAGTCGTGGTTTCTTGATATGACATCAAGCCACCTAAAATCATATAAATAAATGGGAAAACAGTTATAATGCCAAAAATTCCAATGAATAAATAGACAAAAATCATTCCCCAACGTAATTTCTTCTGCTTCATTTTAACTGTTCACCTTTTTCATCAATTTTCTTTGTAAGAAAGTTACGAACAATATAAATAGGAACAAGACCACAGTAGCAGCCATAGCTACACCCGGAGTTCCAACAATTTGGAATTTGTTATAAATGTAGTAAACTGCCGTCATTGCTGAATTACCTACTCCAGCTTGTCCATTAAATAATGCATAAACCTGAGTATAGATCTTAAATGCTCCAATTAAGTTTACTGTTAAAAGAAAAGCTAAGGTTGGTACTAGTTGAGGAACAGTAATTCGCCAAAATTTTTCTTTACTTGTTGCACCATACATATCAGCCAAAACATAGTAATTCGGTTCAATATTTCTTAACGCACCCATTAAGATAACGATATTAAAAGCTAAGGATGACCAGACACCAAAAATAATTAGTGAAATAAGACTTAAGCTAGGATTATCTAACCAATCTGGTTGCGGTAAATGAACAAGTTTTAATAAGAAATTCAATAAACCATATTCACCATTGAAGATATAACGAAAAACAATTCCGATTGCAATTGTACTAGTAACGTATGGCATAAAGAACATTGTTTCAAAGAAAGCCGTATGCTTAATTTTTGAAAAAATAAACCAAGCAAGGGCAACAGAAATTACTAAAGCAATTGGAACAGCTAAAAATGAATAGATAGCTGTATTCATAATTGCACGCCAAAATTCTGGATCACTAAAAATATATTGATAGTTAGAGAAGCCATTAAAATGTAGATCAATTAATGGACCACCCTGAAAACTCATCGTAAAGGCACGCAAAATCGGCCAGATGCTAAATACAGTAACGCAAACAATTGCCGGTGCTAAGAATAACCAAGCTTTTTTCTGATTATCTTTCATTAATAGATTCGCTCCCCATCTGGCTTAAATAAGTAAATACGATCTAAATTCATCTTAAATTTAACTTTATCTCCGCGTTTTACTTCTTGCTCTAAATCAATTAATGCACGTTGACTAATTCCAGCATGATTAAACTTCAATACACGCTCGCGTCCAATTAACTCTATATCATCAATTACTTCAGAAAGTTCGCCTTCATCAGCTAGCTTCAAGTTTTCTGGACGAATACTTAATGTATAATCACCATCTGCTAATTCACTTCTAAATTTTGAACTATTTAATTTTGCAACTGGAATTTCAAAATCTGAACCAACAATCTGATCATTTGCTACTTTAACATCAAAATTATCAATAACTGGATTACCAATAAAGTTAGCTACAAATTGATTATTTGGTTCTAAATAAAGATCTTGTCCCTTATCATCTTGTTGAATTACACCGTTATGGAAAAGAATAATCTTATCTCCAATTGATAAAGCTTCTTCTTGATCGTGCGTAACAAATAAAGTGGTAATGCCCACTTCTTTAACCAAATTACGAATCTCTTCACGAATCTTTAAACGCAGACGTGCATCTAAGTTACTTAGTGGTTCATCCATTAACAAAATTTGTGGCTCTTGCACTAAAGCACGTGCAATTGAAACACGCTGCTGTTGACCACCAGAAAGGTTACCTGGTTTTTGATCAGCTAACTCTTCAATATGAGTTAACTTCATAAACTTTTTGGCAATTCTTTCTGCCTCGTCCTTAGGCTTCTTGTTCTTTCCAACTGTCATTGGAAACATTACATTTTGTAAGACTGTCATATGAGGGTACAAGGCATAGTTTTGGAAAACATATCCAATGTTACGATCTTTAGGCGCAACATTAAGAAGAGACTTACCATTTACAATGATGTCTCCTCCAGTTGGATTTAATAAGCCTGCGATCATATTTAAGGTAGTGGTTTTCCCACAACCACTAGGACCCAACAAACATACCAAGTCACCCTTCTTTACAGAAAAGCTAACAGATTTAATTGCTTGGTAACCATTCTCATAAGTTTTTTCTAGGTTATTTACCTGAATGAATTTATCTTCGTTCATATATCTCTCACTACTACATTTAGATTTAAATCATATTACATCACAAATTTTATGATAAAAGCGACAAAATCACAAATATTTTTTCAGTAAATAATTCGTACTTTGTGAATTTTTGCTGCTTTTTTGTGGATAAGATGTGGATAATAATATTATTTTAAGAACATTTTAGTAAAAAAAGTATAAATAAATCGTATCTTACCACTTGCATTTTTTAGTTTTATGTTTTGTATTGGCTTTCTCAATATACAAGATAGAGAAAGTCGAACAATAAAAAAACACTACATCTTGTGCAGTGTTTTCTCAAAAAATTATAAATTATCGCCGCGTTCAAATTGAAATTTAGATGTATTTAATGCTTGTCTAGTTAAATCACTAATCAGTTTCTTAGTTTCAGCAGTAATATGAGCAGCAGTTTCAGCATTAGCAGCCGTCAAATATTTAGTCTGCTCTTTGCCAGACATTTCTCTTGCCTTCTCATCAGTTGCTGAAACGCGACTTACAGCATAGCTTTGACATTCATCTCTAAAATTATCAACTTGGTAAATAAATTGATGATACCTTGGTTCTATTAATACTTGTAAACTCTTATATAGCCAGTAAGCACTTGATTCTGGTGTAACCATATGACTAGCTTTTTGATAGTTAAGTGGTGTGTCATCAATATTGGTATAAAAAGGTACATAAGGACTATAAGCATAAAAACCAAAGTTAACCCATTGAATAGCAGCCATTTCTTTAGGAACATCATTTCTAATTTGAAGAATACAACTAGATTGGTTTCTATCTAAAGCAATTGACCTAAACATCTTTTGTTCCTTATCATCCCCAGAAGCAAAAGATCCCATTGGATCATATTCAGTCCCGTTATAGTGACTTGATAAGAAATACTCTACATCTTCAACGCCGATTTTCTTTTCAGGCTTTCTGATAAATGGCATTTCTTGACTTAGAGGATCCTGTTCAACACTAGGGTTAAACAATTTTTGACCATACCAAGTTCTTGGAGTGTTGTAATAACTATCAGCTTCAGCTTTAGTACCAAAAATATCTCTAAAGCTCCACTTACCATCAGTGCTTGGATTTAAATGGTTCTTTTCTACAAAATCACGAATTGTAGAAGCATACATAAAATTCTCATGGTCATCAAAGTCAATATCTTGAATAACCATAATATTTGGACAAATTGCATAAGAATCTTCTGGAATTCTTTGGGCAACCCATTGATGGCCAGCGCCAGTTTCGAAATACCAAACTTCATCATGATCAGAAAAAGCGATACCGTTACTTTCACCAGTACCATATTTTTCAATTAATTTGCCTAAACGTGCCACACCCTCACGAGCACTTTTAACAAATGGTAAAACAAGATACACCATGGAATCTTCATCCACACCATTTTCAACTAAAGGATCATGTCCTAAGCAGCGAGCATTAGTTGCTTCAGTTTCAGTAGCTGACATTGCCACGTTATATTCGTTAATACCTTGCTCATCCCAGCGACCTTCTGAAGCATCTGCTGTTGGTGTAGCAGTCCACTTGCAGCCATGCCCCTTTAAGTGAAGCTTCAAACCATTGTACTTTGATACATAGTCTTCATCATAATCCTTAGCTTCATGAACGACAAAAAGCTTTTCATTAATACCACCATAACCGTCTTCATCACGTGCAATGATAGTTGAACCATCAATTGTAGCTTTTTTTCCGACAATCATTGCCGTACAGTTATCTTTACTTTTCTTCATTGTTTTCTCCTAAAAAATTATTTATTGATTAACTACCATATTACGATCTATTTTAGCCCTACCATTATTATAATCAAACACATAATCAGGCTGTACGTTAAAAAGATAAACATTAAAGTTCAAATTATTGTTCAAACTTATTGCCTGTAAATTAATACCACGCGCCATTAATTCATTTCCTCTAAAAATTGGCGTTGCCTGAAAAATAATTTTATTTCCTTGTTTTAAGGCATTTCGAACTTTTCCCTCAAAAATAGTCTGAATTTTTTGATTAGAAAATGCAGTTTGCGTAAATAAATTTTTGGGATTATTTTGATCACCTGACTGATTATTAGGGTTATAGTTGCCATCCTGATCAATTCCTGCCGAAACTGAATAAGCAATCAAATGACCACGATTGTAGATTTGCGTTCCATTTTCACGGTTAGAATGCCATGCCGTAGGATTAATAAACTGTCTTACTCTTAAAGAATCATTAGCCACATTTCTTGGTTCCAGAAAAGCAGTATTTGAATGAGAAGTACGGTTTAAATTATCTAAATTAGAATAGATTACCTTGTTAACTTTCCAAGCATTTTTAATTAATGTTGATTTATTATTATTTACATAGACATAAGCCTTGTCGCCACTTTTGAAATCTAAATTAGCTAATTTTTGATAGTCCTCATTAGATAGACCACCATAGTTAGTATTAGCCGTTGTAGCATTATTTACTACTTGCTGAGAACTACTTGGCTCTTGACTTTGATTTGAATTTTGATTTGTAGAATTAAGCTTAAACCAACCACCCCAAATAATAATTATGAGTGCAACAATCCAGCTTGCTACTGTATTTTTCTGCCTTTTTCGATATTTTCTTCTTTTTGCCATCTATATTTCCCCTACTCTTATTTCTTTCAGTATAGATATTTGAACGTATGTTTGCAATGTAATTAATAAGTTTTCATGTATTTAGACTGCTACAATAAACATGACAGATTTAGTAAGAAACAATCTAGAAAGAAGAAGAAAAATGGAATATTTTAACTTAAATGATGGTAATCGAATTCCTAAAATTGGTTTTGGAACATATAAGTTAAATGGCTCACGTGGCGTTTTTGCTATTCAAGCAGCCTTAAAAACGGCTATCGTTTATTAGATTCTGCTGTTAATTATGAAAATGAAGGTGCAGTTGGTCGAGCAATTA of the Lactobacillus gasseri ATCC 33323 = JCM 1131 genome contains:
- a CDS encoding GNAT family N-acetyltransferase, whose amino-acid sequence is MVEKENTKMAQAYEIKEVTVADIKDLQRISRETFSETFGSQNSSENMEKFLDKAYAEEKLKAEIENQNSNFYFLIVNNQVAGYLKVNEGDAQTEQVTDNALEVERIYLKQGFQHQGLGLVLIKLAEELARKKDKANMWLGVWEKNYQAQAFYKKDGFKRVSQHTFVVGDDPQTDFILVKGLKK
- a CDS encoding MarR family winged helix-turn-helix transcriptional regulator, which translates into the protein MEKEDILRQIGSISRALDSIANIEFKDLRLNRGQYLYLVRIFEHPGIISDRLAALLNVDRTTTARGVRKLEQAGFVLKKDDEVNKKIKHLFVTESGEELAKEIEKENIYSNELMIKGLSNTEQTELRKYLRIIEKNANENWSFVKNGGKREY
- a CDS encoding DUF1304 domain-containing protein, translating into MILRNIGVILTILVGIEHIGIMWLEIFGKPELQAKSFDMDINFVKQSAAKTALANQGIYNGMLGLLILIVFFFFRLPTLVTVWQLLLAFVVVVAIFGGFTASKKIFVVQMLPALIAFILLSF
- a CDS encoding extracellular solute-binding protein — translated: MKFTKKFAAVAVAALALVGTTACSNSKSNDSSSSKSADIPTKITKKTTVVFWHGMTGTQEKTLQSLTKDFEKKNPNITVKLENQGKYNDLQAKINSTLQSPNNLPTITQAYPGWLLNAANSKRLVDMTPYINNSKIGWGSAKKSDIREELLKGAQIKGTQYGIPFNKSVEMLTYNKDLLDKYGVKVPKTMSELKAASKKIYEKSNHKVVGAGFDSLSNYYVLGMKDEGVNFSKDINFTGSKSKKVINYYADGIKDGYFKTAGSAGYLSGDFSNQKIAMFVGTSAGEGFVKMGVGNKFQYGVAPRPSKYNMQQGTDIYMFNKGTAQQKAAAFMYVKYLLGKDQQLTWADKTGYIPVTNKVINSSAYKNSTKTKVPAQLDKAMKHLYSVPVVKNSNAAYTQLNSIMQNIFAQAKKGQSWNSQIDAGKTKFQSAWNQ
- a CDS encoding MBL fold metallo-hydrolase codes for the protein MTSKPKTKVTFYNGLTTIGGPMIEVAYDKSHVLFDLGEVYRPELGLKMEDEDFATLLKYQLIGDVPDFYDPKVTGKEIDHERWEHSAAYISHLHLDHSKAMNLLAPEIPLYAGPLTAALLPVLNRDGEFLLPAADKPKNYTRPIIAAKLNEPIHVGDITLTVVPSDHDAYGATGLIVKTPDKTIVHTGDIRLHGYHPDWVRKFMAAGKGCDMLIIEGTGVSWPERSEDDSEEFKGVKNEIELTQRIVQYQKDNPKRQLTFNTYPTNVERILRIISDSPRKVVLHAKRAELLKLALKQDVPYYYLPEDEKIDALDPDLEISYQDLLKDDHQYFWQVVGHYDQLQKGGLYIHSNAEPLGDFDPAYAPFIENIKKRGIELITLRCSGHADVAELKEIIAGFEPKILAPVHTLHPELEENPFGERILPKRGEVVTLS
- a CDS encoding carbohydrate ABC transporter permease; the protein is MKQKKLRWGMIFVYLFIGIFGIITVFPFIYMILGGLMSYQETTTIPPTLIPKVFRWSNYQKVFEQAPFARYFLNTFITAATTTIVTLFTSILGAFAMTNLKFKGKGLIQLIFLSLLMVPGEAIIFTNYNTIAHLGLLNTYLGLVLPFLTSIFYMYYLQSYFTAISPTIYKAAMIDGASDWEYIWRILVPMSKGGLITVALLSFISGWNSFLWPLLVTNEDKMRLLNNGLAAFASDAGAQTQLQLAAATLTVVPVLIVYFIFRKQIIRGVVRNDLKA
- a CDS encoding carbohydrate ABC transporter permease, producing MKDNQKKAWLFLAPAIVCVTVFSIWPILRAFTMSFQGGPLIDLHFNGFSNYQYIFSDPEFWRAIMNTAIYSFLAVPIALVISVALAWFIFSKIKHTAFFETMFFMPYVTSTIAIGIVFRYIFNGEYGLLNFLLKLVHLPQPDWLDNPSLSLISLIIFGVWSSLAFNIVILMGALRNIEPNYYVLADMYGATSKEKFWRITVPQLVPTLAFLLTVNLIGAFKIYTQVYALFNGQAGVGNSAMTAVYYIYNKFQIVGTPGVAMAATVVLFLFILFVTFLQRKLMKKVNS
- a CDS encoding ABC transporter ATP-binding protein — translated: MNEDKFIQVNNLEKTYENGYQAIKSVSFSVKKGDLVCLLGPSGCGKTTTLNMIAGLLNPTGGDIIVNGKSLLNVAPKDRNIGYVFQNYALYPHMTVLQNVMFPMTVGKNKKPKDEAERIAKKFMKLTHIEELADQKPGNLSGGQQQRVSIARALVQEPQILLMDEPLSNLDARLRLKIREEIRNLVKEVGITTLFVTHDQEEALSIGDKIILFHNGVIQQDDKGQDLYLEPNNQFVANFIGNPVIDNFDVKVANDQIVGSDFEIPVAKLNSSKFRSELADGDYTLSIRPENLKLADEGELSEVIDDIELIGRERVLKFNHAGISQRALIDLEQEVKRGDKVKFKMNLDRIYLFKPDGERIY
- a CDS encoding C69 family dipeptidase, with translation MKKSKDNCTAMIVGKKATIDGSTIIARDEDGYGGINEKLFVVHEAKDYDEDYVSKYNGLKLHLKGHGCKWTATPTADASEGRWDEQGINEYNVAMSATETEATNARCLGHDPLVENGVDEDSMVYLVLPFVKSAREGVARLGKLIEKYGTGESNGIAFSDHDEVWYFETGAGHQWVAQRIPEDSYAICPNIMVIQDIDFDDHENFMYASTIRDFVEKNHLNPSTDGKWSFRDIFGTKAEADSYYNTPRTWYGQKLFNPSVEQDPLSQEMPFIRKPEKKIGVEDVEYFLSSHYNGTEYDPMGSFASGDDKEQKMFRSIALDRNQSSCILQIRNDVPKEMAAIQWVNFGFYAYSPYVPFYTNIDDTPLNYQKASHMVTPESSAYWLYKSLQVLIEPRYHQFIYQVDNFRDECQSYAVSRVSATDEKAREMSGKEQTKYLTAANAETAAHITAETKKLISDLTRQALNTSKFQFERGDNL
- a CDS encoding DNA/RNA non-specific endonuclease gives rise to the protein MAKRRKYRKRQKNTVASWIVALIIIIWGGWFKLNSTNQNSNQSQEPSSSQQVVNNATTANTNYGGLSNEDYQKLANLDFKSGDKAYVYVNNNKSTLIKNAWKVNKVIYSNLDNLNRTSHSNTAFLEPRNVANDSLRVRQFINPTAWHSNRENGTQIYNRGHLIAYSVSAGIDQDGNYNPNNQSGDQNNPKNLFTQTAFSNQKIQTIFEGKVRNALKQGNKIIFQATPIFRGNELMARGINLQAISLNNNLNFNVYLFNVQPDYVFDYNNGRAKIDRNMVVNQ